One Pontibacter deserti genomic region harbors:
- a CDS encoding two-component regulator propeller domain-containing protein has protein sequence MLSFITGVAVTAQQYNFRNWTLADGLPQSKVNDIIQDHRMQIWVATRGGISRFDGNTFYTYTRQQGLASNNASCLFQDSRNNIWIGSTDNGITRYNGKKFNKYGIKAGLPPGGVNSIIEDNIGKLWVATGSGVYTLNGTRFTLAPEFPKQTYTKLLYESSGKIWAGSVNNGLYRLQKGKTDHFKAPQHKLPSNTITAIYSEADAGKVWIGTTNGPAYFTGNKITILPLPASVVHSSVADFTRNAYGNILIGLQNDGLITINEKEINHTTRVNGLSSNQTTSLLFDKEGIIWVGTNGQGLQQLKDQWFMHYFDLGTIKDPSITALAKDTKGRVWFGTTKGDAAYMQNGKLTTLETKVWPAGTVLHNMLVRSETDVWVSTNQGVWNLQPGSVRHYTTTQGLPSNEVYYIAADKQGKLWFATANGVAYLDNNKFIPVHPTAKEATGKVYYIFLDRRQKLWIGTDKGIYYVNNDQLHNIKPVTKHTFGEVTSISEDDEGWLYFGGFNYGLLAFHEKNKEVRLFNSTNGLPNDGIKSIYTDRNNNLWVGTSNNVLKIDLSYFHQTKKLNFRTYSGHNGFTGLEVSTNGITETPDGAIWFGTAKGLTKYIPELDRINKATPELLLTDIKLFMRPTNWKQFGFTIDSSSGLPVNLKLPHNKNHITFDFQGICLSAPSEVKYKYMLTGHDQQWSEATNQSFASYANLAPGTYTFKLKAQNNDGYWTSKPLTYSFMVAPPVWRREWFIGLLLLLATGVVISVVRFREQSLVKMNSLLDMRVKHRTRMLERKHREKELLLQEVHHRVKNNLQIVISLLNLQARHVKDPEAKEVMQAIKSRVRSMALLHERLYRHDNLEHIDLASYFREIFNSLYAAYGVSEEKVLLQIQIPPVNVDIDTAITLGLIVNELVSNTLKYAFPGTNTGILGIDLLQQDKTHYQLTVWDNGIGSSQEHDQQQSFGLQLVNSLSKKLNGYIKFEQNNGTKSILFFVLPS, from the coding sequence TTGTTATCCTTTATTACGGGAGTTGCTGTTACTGCACAGCAATACAATTTCCGTAACTGGACCTTAGCAGATGGATTACCACAATCTAAAGTAAACGATATAATCCAGGACCACCGGATGCAGATTTGGGTGGCAACACGGGGAGGCATCAGTCGGTTTGATGGTAACACCTTTTATACGTATACCAGGCAGCAAGGCTTGGCCAGTAACAATGCTTCCTGCCTGTTTCAGGATAGCCGCAATAATATCTGGATCGGGAGCACTGATAACGGAATTACCCGGTATAATGGAAAGAAATTTAACAAATACGGTATAAAAGCCGGTTTACCTCCTGGTGGTGTCAATAGTATTATTGAAGATAATATAGGTAAGCTTTGGGTTGCTACAGGCTCAGGAGTTTATACTTTAAATGGTACCCGATTTACGTTAGCTCCTGAATTCCCGAAGCAAACTTATACAAAACTCCTCTACGAATCTTCCGGAAAGATATGGGCCGGAAGTGTAAATAACGGTCTTTACCGATTACAAAAAGGTAAAACAGATCATTTTAAAGCTCCGCAACACAAGTTACCTTCTAACACTATAACTGCCATTTATAGTGAGGCTGATGCAGGTAAAGTATGGATTGGAACAACCAACGGCCCTGCCTACTTTACAGGAAACAAAATAACTATATTGCCTTTACCAGCTTCAGTAGTTCACTCCTCTGTAGCTGATTTTACCCGCAACGCTTACGGCAATATATTGATTGGCCTGCAGAACGATGGTCTCATAACAATTAATGAAAAAGAAATAAACCACACCACCAGGGTTAATGGGCTAAGTTCTAACCAAACCACATCACTTCTGTTTGACAAGGAAGGAATAATATGGGTTGGAACGAACGGACAGGGCCTACAGCAATTAAAAGATCAATGGTTCATGCATTACTTTGATTTAGGAACTATAAAAGATCCCTCTATCACTGCACTAGCCAAAGATACGAAAGGCCGTGTATGGTTTGGAACAACCAAGGGAGATGCAGCTTACATGCAAAATGGTAAGCTAACCACTCTCGAAACTAAAGTATGGCCGGCAGGAACCGTTTTGCATAATATGCTGGTAAGGTCGGAAACTGATGTCTGGGTAAGTACTAACCAGGGAGTCTGGAATCTACAACCAGGAAGCGTCCGCCACTATACCACAACACAGGGCTTACCATCAAATGAAGTATACTACATTGCGGCTGATAAGCAGGGAAAGTTATGGTTTGCAACAGCTAATGGTGTAGCTTATTTAGATAACAATAAATTTATACCTGTACATCCTACTGCCAAAGAAGCAACAGGAAAGGTTTATTATATCTTTTTAGATCGCCGGCAAAAGTTATGGATAGGCACTGATAAAGGAATATACTATGTTAATAATGACCAGTTACATAATATAAAGCCAGTTACGAAACATACTTTCGGAGAAGTAACCTCTATCTCTGAAGATGATGAAGGCTGGTTATACTTTGGAGGCTTTAACTATGGTCTGCTGGCTTTTCATGAAAAAAATAAGGAAGTCCGGCTTTTCAATTCAACAAACGGGTTACCCAACGATGGTATCAAAAGTATTTATACCGACAGGAACAACAATTTATGGGTAGGCACTAGTAATAATGTACTAAAAATAGATCTCAGCTATTTCCACCAGACTAAAAAGCTTAATTTCCGGACGTACAGCGGGCATAATGGATTTACGGGGTTAGAGGTATCTACTAATGGAATAACTGAGACACCAGATGGAGCCATATGGTTTGGAACAGCAAAGGGTTTAACAAAATATATCCCGGAACTGGATAGAATAAACAAAGCTACCCCTGAACTACTTTTAACAGATATTAAACTGTTTATGCGGCCCACTAACTGGAAACAGTTTGGCTTTACTATCGATTCATCCAGCGGCTTACCTGTTAACCTTAAATTACCTCACAATAAAAACCATATCACCTTTGATTTCCAGGGCATCTGCTTATCGGCTCCCTCAGAAGTAAAGTATAAATACATGCTTACCGGTCATGATCAGCAATGGTCAGAAGCCACAAACCAGTCCTTCGCCTCATATGCTAACCTGGCTCCAGGCACCTACACTTTTAAGTTAAAAGCTCAGAACAACGATGGCTACTGGACTTCAAAACCATTGACTTATTCATTTATGGTTGCGCCACCAGTATGGCGACGTGAGTGGTTTATTGGCTTACTTCTGTTGCTGGCAACAGGTGTAGTTATTAGTGTGGTACGCTTTCGGGAGCAAAGTCTTGTTAAAATGAATAGCCTTTTAGACATGCGTGTAAAGCACCGAACCCGCATGCTGGAACGCAAACATCGCGAAAAAGAACTACTGCTACAGGAAGTACATCATCGTGTAAAAAATAACCTTCAGATCGTGATCAGCCTGCTTAATTTACAGGCTCGCCATGTAAAAGACCCGGAAGCAAAGGAAGTTATGCAGGCTATTAAAAGCCGTGTGCGCTCTATGGCATTGCTGCATGAGCGCCTTTATCGCCACGACAACCTGGAACATATAGATCTGGCGTCTTATTTCAGAGAGATCTTTAATAGCCTGTATGCAGCTTATGGCGTTTCTGAAGAAAAGGTATTGCTGCAAATACAAATCCCCCCGGTGAATGTAGACATAGACACGGCCATTACACTTGGATTAATTGTGAACGAACTTGTCTCAAACACGTTAAAATATGCATTCCCCGGCACCAATACCGGTATACTTGGTATTGATCTTTTGCAACAAGACAAAACACATTACCAGCTTACTGTTTGGGACAATGGCATTGGCTCAAGCCAGGAACACGATCAGCAACAATCTTTTGGACTTCAATTAGTGAATTCGCTAAGCAAGAAGCTGAACGGTTACATTAAATTTGAACAAAATAATGGCACTAAATCAATATTGTTTTTTGTTTTGCCATCATAA
- a CDS encoding glycosyltransferase family 4 protein, which yields MQILQLVSEKSWRGGEQQVAYLIEELQKAGVTSHVACRRNTPFEQYCIQQNIPHIALGFRNEFDLQTAFKIKQYCRQQNISLVHVHSGHSHAISVWANLLGNKIPIVLSRRVDNPVKSNRLSHYKYNYPGIARVLCVSDKIKEVVSRSLDNPQICTTVYSGIDLDRFSGCENSRKLHQEFNLPEAQILIGNISAISPHKDYYTFVDTAEQVVQKLPNVTFFIIGDGPERPAIEAYIAQKNLRQHILLTGFRKDIPELMCELDVLLVTSETEGLGTTILDAFAAQTPVVATAAGGIPELVQDGVTGMLAPIKSPGKIAAKIVELIQNPVLRNNIVTGASQKVLKYSKKATALHTLAIYKEILAAS from the coding sequence ATGCAAATACTACAGTTAGTATCCGAAAAATCGTGGCGTGGTGGTGAGCAGCAGGTGGCTTACCTGATTGAAGAATTGCAAAAAGCAGGAGTCACCTCTCATGTGGCCTGCAGGCGCAATACGCCTTTCGAGCAGTATTGCATCCAGCAAAATATACCTCACATCGCGTTAGGCTTCCGTAATGAGTTTGATCTGCAAACAGCTTTTAAAATAAAACAGTATTGCCGTCAGCAAAATATCAGCCTGGTGCATGTGCACAGCGGCCATTCGCATGCTATAAGTGTTTGGGCTAACTTGCTCGGAAATAAGATACCAATTGTGCTGAGCCGCCGCGTAGATAACCCGGTAAAGAGCAACAGGCTCTCTCACTACAAGTATAATTACCCGGGTATAGCGCGGGTGCTATGTGTTTCCGATAAAATAAAGGAAGTAGTATCTCGGAGCCTGGATAATCCACAGATCTGTACAACTGTGTACAGCGGCATAGATTTAGACAGGTTCTCTGGTTGTGAGAATAGCAGAAAATTACACCAGGAATTTAACCTTCCGGAGGCTCAGATCTTAATAGGAAATATTTCGGCCATCTCCCCTCATAAAGACTACTATACATTTGTAGATACTGCAGAACAGGTAGTACAGAAACTCCCGAATGTTACCTTCTTTATAATAGGGGATGGACCTGAACGCCCGGCGATAGAAGCTTATATAGCCCAGAAAAACCTGCGACAGCACATACTACTCACAGGTTTCCGGAAAGATATACCAGAGCTGATGTGTGAACTGGATGTGTTATTAGTTACCTCTGAAACGGAAGGATTGGGTACTACTATCCTGGATGCCTTTGCTGCACAAACACCAGTTGTTGCTACAGCCGCGGGAGGTATACCAGAACTGGTACAGGATGGTGTAACAGGCATGCTAGCACCAATAAAATCACCTGGTAAAATAGCTGCTAAAATAGTAGAGCTGATTCAAAATCCTGTATTGCGTAACAACATTGTAACAGGTGCAAGCCAAAAAGTGCTTAAATACTCGAAAAAAGCAACTGCCCTCCATACTTTGGCTATTTACAAGGAAATACTAGCTGCTAGCTAA
- a CDS encoding sigma-70 family RNA polymerase sigma factor codes for MSEQTGKQLSKEEKDARFEAELLPVLDPLYNFAYRLTLDEDDANDLVQETYLKAYRFFDYFEQGTNAKAWLFRILKNSFINEFRKKSKQPAKVDYSEVEGYYNTEDVEGDNGVATTTDMRTESVQDLIGDEVASALNTLPVDFRTVIILCDLEGFTYEEMAKILDIPIGTVRSRLHRARNSLKEKLEKYAKTMGYNS; via the coding sequence ATGAGCGAGCAAACAGGTAAACAATTGAGTAAAGAGGAAAAAGATGCCCGGTTCGAGGCCGAATTACTGCCCGTACTGGACCCTCTGTACAACTTTGCCTACAGGCTCACCTTGGATGAGGACGATGCCAACGACCTGGTGCAGGAAACCTACTTGAAGGCATACCGCTTCTTTGACTACTTTGAACAAGGAACTAATGCCAAAGCATGGCTGTTCCGAATCCTGAAGAACTCTTTCATTAACGAGTTCCGGAAAAAGAGCAAGCAGCCCGCTAAGGTAGACTATAGCGAAGTAGAAGGTTACTATAACACCGAAGACGTAGAAGGGGATAATGGCGTAGCCACTACCACCGACATGCGTACCGAAAGTGTGCAGGACCTGATCGGAGATGAAGTGGCAAGTGCTTTAAATACCCTGCCTGTAGACTTCAGAACAGTGATTATACTTTGTGATCTGGAAGGTTTTACCTACGAAGAGATGGCCAAAATACTGGACATTCCGATCGGTACGGTGAGATCAAGGTTGCACCGCGCTAGGAACTCTTTAAAAGAGAAGTTGGAAAAGTACGCCAAAACTATGGGTTATAACAGTTAG
- a CDS encoding anti-sigma factor family protein, with translation MESKFTEMYQKESADEKDGACGQVADLLDSVVDGEASAEEQSFFNNHIEECVSCFESHQKQKLLKGLISGHLKRVIVPESLALTIKAKIQETI, from the coding sequence ATGGAATCGAAATTTACGGAAATGTATCAGAAAGAATCTGCCGATGAGAAGGATGGAGCGTGTGGGCAGGTGGCAGATCTGCTGGACTCAGTTGTAGACGGGGAAGCGTCTGCAGAAGAGCAAAGCTTCTTTAATAATCACATTGAAGAATGTGTGAGCTGCTTCGAGAGCCATCAGAAGCAAAAACTCCTAAAAGGCCTTATCAGTGGTCACCTCAAGCGTGTTATCGTGCCTGAAAGCCTGGCACTGACCATTAAAGCCAAAATACAGGAAACAATTTAA
- the gmk gene encoding guanylate kinase, producing MQGKIIIFSAPSGAGKTTIVKHLLSVNPNLSFSISACTRDKRGRTEVNGKDYYFITPEDFKNRIANDEFVEWEEVYEGAFYGTLKSEIERIWASGKHAILDVDVKGGLSIKHFYKERALAVFVKPPSIEELANRLQARNTDSASSISSRVFKAKFEMEFEDQFDEVIVNDNLETACSKAEKLVNEFLNSEPAIV from the coding sequence ATGCAAGGAAAGATCATTATCTTCTCGGCTCCGTCCGGTGCCGGTAAAACTACTATTGTAAAGCACCTGCTTAGCGTAAACCCAAATCTTAGCTTTTCCATATCTGCCTGCACCCGCGATAAGCGTGGTCGCACCGAAGTAAACGGCAAAGATTATTACTTCATCACTCCGGAAGATTTTAAGAACAGGATCGCTAATGATGAATTTGTGGAGTGGGAAGAAGTGTATGAAGGCGCCTTCTATGGTACACTTAAATCAGAAATAGAACGCATCTGGGCAAGCGGCAAGCACGCCATTCTGGATGTAGATGTAAAAGGAGGATTAAGTATAAAGCATTTTTACAAAGAAAGAGCACTTGCTGTTTTCGTGAAGCCACCTTCTATTGAAGAGCTGGCTAACAGGCTGCAGGCCCGCAACACCGATTCGGCATCCAGCATCAGCAGCCGAGTTTTTAAAGCAAAATTCGAGATGGAGTTTGAAGATCAGTTCGATGAGGTGATTGTGAACGATAACCTGGAAACTGCATGCTCCAAAGCTGAAAAACTGGTAAACGAGTTTCTTAATTCAGAACCAGCTATTGTATGA
- the nadD gene encoding nicotinate (nicotinamide) nucleotide adenylyltransferase: MKVGLLFGSFNPIHTGHLILANFMATNTDLDTVWLVVSPQNPFKPSNTLLHEFDRLHMVSLAIADNPNLGVSNIEFSMPKPSYTIDTLTYLQEKYPSYEFVLIMGEDNLALFPKWKNYERILEYHQVYVYPRSGSVITELTSFPNMKLVKAPILDISATFIRQCIREEKSIKYMVPDEVINYIKVQKLYQ; this comes from the coding sequence ATGAAGGTAGGGCTTTTATTTGGCTCTTTTAACCCCATCCATACCGGTCATCTTATACTTGCTAATTTCATGGCTACCAACACCGACCTGGATACTGTCTGGTTGGTGGTGTCGCCGCAGAACCCGTTTAAGCCAAGCAATACGCTGCTACACGAGTTCGACAGGTTACACATGGTATCGCTGGCAATAGCTGATAATCCTAATCTGGGAGTATCGAACATTGAGTTCAGTATGCCGAAGCCAAGCTATACGATAGATACACTAACCTACTTACAGGAAAAGTATCCGAGTTATGAGTTTGTGCTGATAATGGGGGAAGACAACCTGGCGCTGTTCCCGAAGTGGAAGAACTACGAGCGGATACTGGAGTATCACCAGGTATATGTTTATCCCCGATCTGGTTCTGTTATTACCGAGCTTACTTCTTTCCCGAACATGAAACTTGTTAAAGCGCCTATACTTGATATATCAGCAACCTTTATCAGGCAGTGTATCCGGGAAGAGAAAAGTATAAAGTATATGGTACCCGATGAAGTGATAAACTATATCAAGGTACAAAAGCTGTATCAGTAA
- the frr gene encoding ribosome recycling factor: MTEEIQFYLSEAEESMQKAVQHTGSELTKIRAGKASPAMVEHLRVDYYGTPTPISQVANITAPDARTLTIKPWEKNMVGEINKAIKNSDLGLNPIQDADSVRLNIPALTEERRRELVKQVKGETESGKVAIRNIRKDVNDSLRKLQKEGTSEDAVRDAEAKVQKMTDSYIVKIDELLTKKEAEIMTI, from the coding sequence ATGACGGAAGAAATTCAGTTTTACCTCAGCGAAGCAGAGGAGTCTATGCAGAAAGCAGTACAGCACACAGGCTCAGAACTAACAAAGATCAGAGCTGGCAAGGCATCTCCTGCGATGGTAGAACACCTGAGAGTAGATTACTATGGTACTCCTACCCCAATTTCGCAGGTTGCCAATATCACTGCACCAGATGCACGCACCCTAACTATTAAGCCTTGGGAGAAGAACATGGTGGGTGAGATCAATAAAGCCATCAAGAACAGCGACCTTGGCCTGAACCCGATCCAGGATGCTGACTCTGTTCGCCTTAATATTCCGGCTTTAACTGAAGAGCGTCGCCGTGAACTGGTAAAACAGGTAAAAGGTGAAACCGAATCTGGTAAAGTGGCGATCCGTAACATCCGTAAAGATGTAAACGACTCACTGAGAAAGCTGCAGAAAGAAGGTACTTCAGAAGATGCCGTTCGTGATGCAGAAGCCAAAGTACAGAAGATGACTGACTCTTACATTGTAAAGATCGACGAGCTACTAACTAAAAAAGAAGCCGAGATCATGACGATCTAA
- the pyrH gene encoding UMP kinase translates to MKYKRILLKLSGEALMGEQQYGIDSERLMQYAQEIKEVAALGVEVAVVIGGGNIFRGVQAEEVGLDRVQGDYMGMLATVINSMALQSALEKLGVYTRLLSGINIQQVCEPYIRRRAVRHLEKGRVVIFGAGTGNPYFTTDSAASLRAIEIEADVVLKGTRVDGIYSADPEKDPNAIFYSDISFKDVFEKGLNVMDMTAFTLCKENDLPIIVFDMNKPGNLKRVVSGDKVGTLVTMTEEA, encoded by the coding sequence GTGAAGTATAAAAGAATTTTATTAAAGCTAAGCGGTGAGGCGCTAATGGGTGAGCAGCAATACGGTATCGACTCTGAGAGACTGATGCAGTATGCGCAGGAAATAAAGGAAGTAGCAGCGCTGGGTGTAGAAGTGGCAGTAGTTATCGGAGGTGGCAACATCTTTAGAGGCGTACAAGCCGAAGAAGTAGGTCTAGACCGTGTGCAGGGAGACTATATGGGTATGCTGGCTACTGTTATTAATAGCATGGCTTTACAAAGTGCCCTGGAGAAATTAGGTGTTTATACCCGTTTGCTTTCCGGCATTAACATACAACAGGTGTGTGAGCCATACATTCGCCGCCGTGCAGTGCGCCACTTAGAGAAAGGCCGTGTAGTAATTTTTGGTGCCGGCACAGGTAACCCATACTTCACAACAGATTCGGCGGCTAGCTTACGTGCTATAGAAATTGAAGCAGATGTAGTATTGAAAGGAACACGCGTAGATGGCATCTATTCTGCTGATCCTGAGAAAGATCCAAATGCTATATTCTATTCAGACATCTCGTTTAAGGATGTGTTTGAAAAAGGATTAAATGTAATGGATATGACTGCCTTTACACTATGCAAGGAGAACGACCTGCCTATTATTGTATTCGACATGAACAAGCCGGGTAACCTGAAGCGCGTTGTTAGTGGCGATAAAGTAGGTACACTCGTAACCATGACCGAAGAAGCTTAA
- a CDS encoding acetyl-CoA carboxylase biotin carboxyl carrier protein subunit, with the protein MLQVKTANDKTWQVDIQKDAILLNETPFNWDITPIGTNTYHIIHNYKSYTAELVQADYQAKTFTFKINGVTHTVSVKDQFDLLLDKLGMSNANAQKVNDVKAPMPGLILDIKVQPGQEVKKGDPIMILEAMKMENILKSPGDGVVREIKVAVKQNVEKNQVLILF; encoded by the coding sequence ATGCTGCAGGTAAAAACCGCTAACGATAAAACATGGCAGGTTGACATACAAAAAGATGCTATTCTTCTCAACGAAACTCCCTTTAACTGGGATATCACACCGATAGGCACTAATACCTACCACATTATTCACAACTATAAATCTTATACTGCGGAGCTCGTTCAAGCCGATTATCAGGCTAAGACCTTTACGTTTAAGATTAATGGCGTTACCCATACGGTAAGCGTGAAAGACCAGTTCGATCTTTTACTGGATAAACTGGGTATGAGCAACGCCAATGCCCAGAAGGTGAACGATGTAAAAGCACCAATGCCAGGACTTATACTTGATATTAAAGTACAGCCAGGCCAGGAAGTGAAAAAAGGTGACCCAATCATGATCCTGGAAGCGATGAAGATGGAGAATATCCTGAAGTCGCCGGGAGACGGCGTGGTAAGAGAAATAAAAGTAGCTGTAAAACAGAACGTGGAAAAAAACCAGGTTTTGATCTTATTTTAA